The Enteractinococcus fodinae genome has a segment encoding these proteins:
- the folB gene encoding dihydroneopterin aldolase, whose protein sequence is MAKISLTGLRVRGHHGVLDHERETGQMFVVDLELDVDVDQAAETDDVADTVNYADVATVVERIIAGPPVNLIETLAVNIAETIRAEFGLVNSVVVTVNKPQAPIPADFANVAVTVVRHRTA, encoded by the coding sequence ATGGCCAAGATCAGTCTGACCGGACTGCGCGTGCGCGGCCACCACGGCGTGCTCGACCACGAACGAGAAACCGGCCAAATGTTCGTCGTCGATCTCGAACTCGATGTTGACGTGGACCAGGCGGCGGAAACCGATGACGTCGCAGACACCGTCAACTACGCCGACGTGGCAACAGTTGTTGAACGGATTATCGCCGGGCCCCCGGTCAATCTCATTGAGACCCTGGCGGTCAATATTGCCGAGACCATCCGGGCAGAATTTGGCCTGGTGAACTCGGTGGTCGTGACCGTCAACAAACCCCAAGCGCCCATCCCGGCGGACTTCGCCAACGTCGCCGTGACTGTCGTTCGCCACAGGACTGCCTAA
- the folP gene encoding dihydropteroate synthase — translation MSIGAVPGTGPASGPLSVVRKATRKKFADLPTDRTLVMGILNVTDNSFSDGGENFDTAKAIDHGLRMHYAGADIVDVGGESTAPGTDEISPEEEQARILPVVEALIKAGVYVSVDTRHTETARAALEYGEVMINDVSGLRHEADMPKLIAESGARYVVMHNRGNSKTMDGLTDYTNLVDDMVAETQQVIDTFLAAGVTKDQLIVDPGLGFSKAGDQNWQLLNNLEAFQALGYPVLIGASRKRFLGSMLADNSGEPVEPRQRDHATAAITTQVAEAGVWAVRVHSVIPNVDAVKTVTARQAAK, via the coding sequence ATGTCAATCGGAGCTGTCCCAGGAACCGGTCCGGCCTCGGGCCCACTATCGGTCGTGCGTAAGGCCACCCGCAAGAAATTCGCGGATCTGCCAACCGACCGCACCCTGGTCATGGGCATCCTCAATGTCACCGACAACTCATTTTCCGACGGTGGCGAGAACTTCGACACGGCCAAGGCCATCGACCACGGGCTGCGCATGCACTACGCCGGAGCTGACATCGTCGACGTTGGCGGGGAATCCACCGCCCCGGGCACCGATGAGATCAGCCCCGAAGAAGAACAGGCCCGCATCCTGCCGGTCGTTGAAGCACTCATCAAAGCCGGCGTCTACGTTTCGGTTGACACCCGCCACACCGAAACCGCTCGTGCCGCACTCGAATACGGCGAAGTCATGATCAACGACGTCTCCGGGCTGCGCCACGAAGCGGACATGCCCAAGCTCATCGCCGAATCCGGTGCCCGTTACGTCGTGATGCACAACCGTGGGAACTCCAAAACCATGGACGGCCTGACCGACTACACCAACCTGGTCGACGACATGGTGGCCGAAACCCAACAGGTCATCGACACGTTCTTGGCCGCCGGGGTGACCAAAGACCAGCTAATCGTGGATCCAGGTCTGGGCTTCTCCAAGGCCGGCGACCAAAACTGGCAGCTACTCAATAACCTTGAAGCGTTCCAAGCCCTGGGTTACCCGGTGCTCATTGGTGCCTCCCGCAAACGGTTCCTCGGCTCGATGCTGGCCGACAACTCGGGCGAACCCGTTGAGCCGCGCCAACGTGACCACGCGACCGCGGCGATCACCACCCAGGTGGCCGAAGCCGGCGTTTGGGCGGTTCGCGTCCACTCAGTCATCCCGAACGTGGATGCCGTCAAAACAGTTACCGCACGCCAAGCCGCGAAGTAG
- the folE gene encoding GTP cyclohydrolase I FolE, whose translation MIDQPRIEAAIREVLLAIGEDPDRDGLVETPARVARAYEEFFAGLHRDPAEILGTTFDIAHDELVLVKDIEFYSMCEHHLVPFHGSAHIGYIPSAEGKVTGLSKLARLVDLFARRPQVQERLTTQIVESLMEHLNPAGAIVVLSAEHMCMSMRGVQKPHAKTVTSAVRGQLRDPSTRNEAMSLILNAGIH comes from the coding sequence ATGATTGACCAACCTCGAATCGAAGCTGCGATTCGTGAAGTCTTACTTGCCATCGGGGAAGACCCGGATCGAGATGGTCTGGTGGAAACCCCCGCGCGGGTGGCGCGAGCCTACGAAGAGTTCTTCGCCGGCCTGCACCGCGACCCGGCCGAAATTTTGGGCACGACGTTCGACATCGCCCACGACGAACTGGTCCTGGTCAAAGATATCGAGTTCTATTCGATGTGCGAACACCACCTGGTCCCATTCCACGGTTCCGCCCACATCGGCTACATCCCATCGGCCGAAGGCAAGGTCACCGGACTGTCGAAGCTGGCACGCCTGGTGGACCTGTTTGCACGTCGTCCCCAAGTCCAAGAACGCCTGACCACCCAAATTGTCGAGTCGCTCATGGAGCACCTCAACCCGGCCGGCGCCATCGTCGTGTTGTCGGCCGAGCACATGTGCATGTCCATGCGCGGTGTGCAGAAACCTCATGCTAAAACTGTGACGTCGGCGGTGCGCGGTCAATTGCGCGATCCGTCGACGCGGAATGAGGCCATGAGCCTGATTCTCAACGCCGGGATACACTAA
- the ftsH gene encoding ATP-dependent zinc metalloprotease FtsH: MKAKNIFKGPVIWIVLAVLALLLVVPVLSGSSSSRVDTSVGIELLENNRADEALLDDNDHRVELSLQEDFVHEDRNLGTEVHFFYSKDRAETIVDLIAGADLDDYTDQPVTSNWFLSMLGFLIPFLIIVLLFWFLLSRMQGGGSQMMKFGKSQAKLMSKDNPQVTFTDVAGAEEAVEELQEIKEFLTEPDKFKAVGAKIPTGVLLYGPPGTGKTLIARALAGEAGVPFYTISGSDFVEMFVGVGASRVRDLFNEAKKNAPAIIFVDEIDAVGRHRGAGVGGGNDEREQTLNQLLVEMDGFDENANVILIAATNRPDVLDPALLRPGRFDRQVPVEAPSLEGRLEILRVHARGKPLVDDIDLYGLAQRTPGFSGADLANVLNEAALLTARSNAHLIDNRALDEAVDRVMAGPQKRTRLMNDHERKVTAYHEGGHALVAAGLNHSAPVSKVTILPRGRALGYTMVVPDEDKYSVTRNELLDQLAYAMGGRVAEEIVFHDPSTGASNDITKATETARKMVTEYGMSSRVGTVKLGSGDDEPFLGRSGMGSSREYSDELAFVVDEEVRQLLDGAHAEAYWVLNENRDILDELASRLLEQETLNRHELAELFSNVRKYRPRETWLFHEDRPVSDLPPVEMPAGTATDNKSHPETHQNGEQPARGDHQES, from the coding sequence GTGAAAGCCAAGAACATCTTTAAAGGGCCGGTCATTTGGATCGTCCTTGCAGTACTTGCGTTGCTGCTCGTCGTGCCTGTTCTATCGGGTTCGTCCTCGAGTCGTGTTGACACCTCGGTGGGTATCGAACTGTTAGAAAACAACCGGGCTGACGAAGCGCTGCTTGATGATAATGATCATCGGGTCGAGCTGTCGCTGCAAGAAGACTTCGTCCACGAGGACCGCAATCTGGGCACCGAGGTGCACTTCTTCTACTCGAAGGATCGCGCCGAAACCATCGTGGACCTGATTGCGGGCGCTGACCTGGACGATTACACCGACCAGCCGGTGACATCCAACTGGTTCTTGTCGATGCTGGGCTTCTTAATACCCTTCCTGATCATTGTCTTGCTCTTCTGGTTCTTGCTGTCCCGGATGCAAGGTGGCGGCAGCCAGATGATGAAGTTTGGCAAATCGCAGGCCAAACTCATGTCCAAGGACAACCCGCAGGTCACGTTTACTGACGTTGCCGGTGCCGAAGAAGCCGTCGAAGAGCTCCAGGAAATCAAAGAGTTCTTGACGGAGCCCGACAAGTTCAAAGCAGTCGGCGCCAAAATCCCAACCGGTGTGCTGCTCTATGGTCCGCCCGGAACCGGCAAAACCCTCATCGCGCGCGCACTGGCCGGTGAAGCCGGTGTGCCGTTCTACACGATTTCGGGTTCCGACTTCGTTGAGATGTTCGTCGGTGTGGGTGCTTCTCGTGTGCGTGACCTGTTTAACGAAGCGAAGAAGAACGCGCCGGCCATTATTTTCGTCGACGAAATCGATGCGGTCGGACGCCACCGTGGTGCCGGCGTGGGCGGCGGTAACGACGAACGCGAACAGACCCTGAACCAGCTGCTGGTCGAGATGGATGGCTTTGACGAAAACGCCAACGTCATTTTGATCGCGGCCACCAACCGTCCCGACGTCTTGGATCCGGCCCTGTTGCGTCCGGGCCGTTTCGACCGGCAGGTGCCGGTTGAGGCGCCATCACTTGAGGGACGCCTAGAAATTTTGCGGGTGCACGCCCGTGGCAAACCGTTAGTCGATGACATCGATTTGTACGGTCTGGCCCAGCGCACCCCGGGCTTTTCGGGCGCTGACCTTGCCAACGTGCTCAATGAGGCCGCGCTGCTGACAGCCCGCTCGAACGCGCATCTGATCGATAACCGGGCTCTGGACGAAGCGGTCGACCGTGTCATGGCGGGACCGCAGAAACGCACCCGACTCATGAATGACCACGAGCGCAAAGTGACCGCGTACCACGAAGGCGGGCACGCACTGGTCGCCGCCGGGTTGAACCACTCGGCGCCGGTATCCAAGGTGACGATTCTGCCGCGCGGTCGCGCCCTGGGCTACACCATGGTCGTGCCGGACGAAGATAAATACTCGGTGACCCGCAATGAGCTGCTAGACCAGTTGGCCTATGCGATGGGTGGTCGCGTGGCCGAAGAAATCGTGTTCCACGACCCCTCCACCGGGGCCTCCAATGACATCACCAAGGCCACCGAAACAGCCCGGAAGATGGTCACCGAATACGGCATGTCGTCGCGGGTGGGAACCGTCAAACTCGGCTCGGGTGACGATGAACCGTTCCTAGGACGCTCCGGGATGGGCTCAAGCCGGGAGTATTCCGATGAGCTGGCATTCGTGGTGGATGAGGAAGTGCGCCAGCTGCTCGACGGCGCGCACGCTGAAGCCTACTGGGTGCTCAACGAAAACCGCGATATCCTCGATGAGTTGGCCTCGCGTCTGTTGGAACAGGAAACCCTGAACCGTCACGAGCTGGCCGAGCTGTTTTCCAATGTGCGAAAGTATCGGCCGCGCGAAACCTGGTTATTCCACGAGGACCGCCCGGTTTCGGATCTGCCACCGGTCGAAATGCCGGCCGGCACAGCGACCGATAACAAGTCGCATCCGGAAACACATCAGAACGGCGAACAGCCGGCCCGCGGTGACCACCAGGAGTCCTAG
- a CDS encoding HNH endonuclease signature motif containing protein, which translates to MTQPLATPATAQSADAQPATDTSEPSATQGLFAAHDANVQKLRARYGAELSGMNGGELLALQSLIAEQLAATSDQQLIETATDDEAALSLADVSRIAEENHRRFYNFQCRLALLLEGWFETIEARGARLAQQGKEPFKNAKDFIARLVGIDIKEVERRLRIATANPTKPGASKMRAAKIEKAMAQGKIDPSSANYIIDRLRSIRAASKRAGATDTQADQLVATKEGELLAKALHAGPDEVRKFADRIKRSTNRQFTKPGTRLTPKQRQYEEGLRFVAPLGDNHVRLDWVMTRWQYRHVLERLRQHINNLRAEVSRINDPPSESEPRKSGAERITPADDELEIPLLYDDRTAAQRWSHFLLDILETGIVLTSSPVGQAQEALDQHASDNNELASSPTGPLDQPHEEINPANIAPSGAVIPGLGRLVNVAPSVTVGLQYADLAGDYLDFGSENPNVQAEIAALVEGRKPFPELYDYDTMDLDWATLRMMSCNASIIPAVLNSKGEPLDVGRAQRAFPASIRRAVILPDGGCAYPGCNMPHIYSEIHHIRHWQNNGPTSLENAVMLCRYHHTVIHQTDVLVRTSEQHFPEFLLNPTTAEAIWVRNHMHRG; encoded by the coding sequence ATGACCCAACCCTTAGCTACCCCAGCCACTGCGCAAAGCGCTGATGCTCAGCCAGCTACTGACACGAGCGAACCGTCCGCCACGCAAGGCCTTTTTGCCGCACACGATGCGAACGTGCAAAAGCTTCGCGCCCGTTACGGGGCCGAGCTTTCCGGCATGAACGGCGGCGAACTGCTTGCTTTGCAATCACTGATCGCGGAACAATTGGCCGCGACCTCCGATCAGCAGCTCATCGAGACGGCCACCGATGATGAGGCAGCATTGTCGCTGGCTGATGTATCCCGGATCGCGGAAGAGAATCATCGTCGGTTTTATAATTTTCAGTGTCGGCTCGCCCTGCTACTGGAGGGCTGGTTTGAGACTATAGAGGCCCGCGGTGCAAGACTGGCGCAGCAGGGCAAGGAACCGTTTAAGAATGCCAAGGATTTTATCGCCCGGCTCGTTGGGATCGATATCAAAGAGGTTGAACGACGGTTACGGATCGCCACGGCGAACCCCACAAAACCCGGCGCTTCGAAGATGCGCGCAGCCAAGATCGAAAAGGCTATGGCTCAGGGCAAGATTGACCCTTCGTCGGCAAATTATATTATCGACCGGCTGCGTTCCATCCGGGCTGCGTCCAAGCGTGCTGGCGCCACCGATACCCAAGCCGACCAGTTGGTGGCGACCAAAGAAGGGGAACTGTTAGCCAAGGCCCTCCATGCCGGACCGGATGAAGTACGCAAATTCGCTGATCGAATCAAGCGCAGCACCAATCGCCAGTTCACCAAACCGGGCACCAGGCTGACCCCCAAGCAACGTCAATACGAAGAAGGGCTGCGGTTTGTGGCCCCGCTAGGAGACAACCATGTGCGCCTCGATTGGGTCATGACGAGATGGCAGTATCGGCACGTCTTGGAACGATTGCGTCAACATATCAATAACCTGCGCGCAGAGGTATCGCGCATCAATGACCCACCATCCGAGTCTGAACCCCGAAAATCCGGCGCCGAACGTATCACCCCGGCAGACGACGAGCTCGAGATACCGCTGCTTTATGATGACCGCACCGCGGCCCAGCGGTGGTCACACTTTCTGTTAGATATTTTGGAAACCGGAATCGTGCTCACCAGCTCACCCGTCGGCCAGGCCCAAGAGGCATTGGATCAGCATGCCAGCGACAACAATGAGCTGGCCAGCTCTCCCACTGGGCCTCTGGATCAGCCACATGAAGAGATAAACCCTGCTAATATTGCCCCGTCGGGTGCCGTCATCCCGGGGCTTGGCCGCTTAGTCAATGTCGCACCAAGCGTGACTGTCGGGTTGCAGTACGCAGATTTGGCCGGTGATTACTTGGATTTCGGATCAGAAAATCCGAATGTGCAAGCCGAAATCGCCGCCCTGGTGGAAGGCCGGAAACCATTTCCAGAACTCTATGACTACGACACCATGGACTTGGATTGGGCCACACTGCGCATGATGTCTTGTAACGCGTCGATCATCCCGGCGGTTTTAAACTCCAAGGGCGAGCCACTAGATGTCGGACGAGCCCAACGAGCATTTCCCGCCAGCATACGCCGCGCGGTCATTCTCCCGGACGGAGGCTGCGCCTACCCGGGATGCAACATGCCGCATATTTATTCAGAAATTCACCACATCCGGCACTGGCAAAATAACGGTCCAACATCATTAGAAAACGCGGTCATGCTATGCCGCTACCATCACACGGTCATCCACCAAACGGACGTACTCGTCCGGACCAGTGAGCAGCATTTCCCAGAGTTTCTTTTAAACCCTACAACCGCAGAAGCGATCTGGGTGCGCAACCATATGCATCGCGGATAA
- the hpt gene encoding hypoxanthine phosphoribosyltransferase gives MKAEDVADDLDSVLLTREEIDEIVQDLAAQIDRDYEGKDILLVGVLKGALMIMADLSRAMKSNVTLDFMAVSSYGSGTKSSGVVRILKDLEEDLMDRHVVIVEDIIDSGLTLSWLKTNLESRGPASVEIVTLLRKPEALAVDIDVKYIGRDIPNEFVVGYGLDFDQKYRNLDVLGTLAPHVYQ, from the coding sequence ATGAAGGCCGAAGACGTTGCAGACGATTTAGACTCGGTGCTACTCACCCGCGAAGAGATTGACGAGATCGTCCAGGACCTCGCAGCCCAAATCGATCGTGACTACGAAGGTAAAGACATCTTGTTGGTTGGCGTTCTCAAGGGCGCGCTGATGATCATGGCGGATCTTTCACGTGCCATGAAATCAAATGTCACCCTCGATTTTATGGCGGTCTCATCCTATGGGTCTGGAACAAAATCCTCTGGTGTCGTCCGAATCCTGAAAGACCTTGAAGAAGACCTCATGGACCGGCATGTGGTTATCGTCGAAGATATTATCGACTCCGGCCTGACGCTGTCGTGGTTGAAAACCAACTTAGAGTCACGCGGTCCGGCTTCCGTGGAGATCGTCACCCTGCTGCGCAAACCTGAAGCATTGGCAGTCGATATTGATGTCAAATACATTGGTCGCGATATCCCCAATGAATTCGTCGTCGGGTACGGCCTGGACTTCGACCAGAAGTATCGCAACCTTGACGTTCTGGGGACGCTCGCGCCCCACGTTTACCAGTAA
- the tilS gene encoding tRNA lysidine(34) synthetase TilS, protein MTTSDYTGKPVPQGPATWPPSRAWPQAVHAGVAQLKDVIARWDLRIDQHSRPVLVAVSGGADSLALAVLAAETQRVTGIRFGAVVFDHQLQGVTAAVAQRTAELCTRLGLDPVVREDLTVTPATEGLEAAARRARYDAFVRCAHRHHAAGVLTAHTANDQAEQVLLGLARGSGARSIAGIRQDREHHLPGYDPVRIGRPLLGLTRSDTETICAWAGIEYFEDPMNEDATIARIRVRKHLLPALADPATGLGPGVFSGLVTTATLAADDADLLDAQAAEAFEAMAHIEGDRISFQLETLQTSHPAILRRVLALAVQHFGAPQPSFERLRSLQELIFPPVGRASSAGPIQLEGHLSAYRQKAEQEYAKLLVITSQPRN, encoded by the coding sequence GTGACCACCTCTGACTATACTGGCAAACCCGTACCTCAAGGCCCTGCCACCTGGCCCCCGAGCCGAGCCTGGCCACAAGCAGTGCACGCCGGGGTAGCCCAGCTCAAGGATGTGATCGCCCGCTGGGATCTCCGAATTGACCAGCACAGCCGCCCAGTACTGGTCGCAGTCTCGGGCGGGGCAGATTCCTTAGCGCTGGCCGTGTTGGCCGCGGAGACACAACGCGTTACCGGGATACGGTTTGGCGCGGTCGTATTCGATCATCAGCTCCAAGGCGTCACTGCTGCCGTGGCGCAACGTACCGCTGAGCTATGCACGCGGCTGGGACTAGACCCCGTCGTGCGAGAAGACCTTACCGTCACCCCTGCCACCGAGGGCCTTGAAGCAGCGGCCCGACGCGCCCGCTACGATGCATTCGTTCGGTGTGCTCATCGGCACCACGCAGCCGGCGTGCTGACCGCACACACGGCGAATGATCAAGCCGAACAGGTATTGCTGGGATTAGCGCGCGGATCCGGGGCCCGATCGATAGCCGGCATCCGACAAGACCGTGAACACCATCTGCCAGGCTATGACCCGGTGCGCATTGGGCGCCCACTTTTAGGATTGACGCGCAGCGACACCGAAACCATCTGTGCGTGGGCGGGAATCGAGTATTTCGAAGATCCCATGAACGAAGACGCGACCATCGCTCGCATTCGCGTCCGGAAGCACCTGTTACCGGCTTTGGCAGACCCCGCGACAGGACTGGGGCCCGGAGTGTTTTCCGGGCTGGTGACCACCGCCACCCTTGCGGCCGACGATGCGGACCTCCTTGATGCACAGGCCGCCGAAGCGTTCGAAGCGATGGCTCACATTGAAGGCGACCGGATCAGTTTCCAACTCGAAACGTTACAAACATCTCATCCAGCGATATTGCGTAGGGTTTTAGCGCTCGCAGTACAGCATTTCGGAGCGCCACAACCGTCTTTTGAACGGTTACGGTCGCTGCAGGAATTGATCTTCCCACCCGTTGGCAGGGCGTCGTCGGCGGGGCCCATCCAATTGGAGGGACATCTGAGCGCTTACCGGCAAAAAGCTGAGCAAGAATATGCAAAACTATTAGTCATCACCTCGCAGCCGAGGAACTAA